One window of Metopolophium dirhodum isolate CAU chromosome 3, ASM1992520v1, whole genome shotgun sequence genomic DNA carries:
- the LOC132940734 gene encoding mediator of RNA polymerase II transcription subunit 13 isoform X3, with translation MTHSSHQTNGASLEDCHTNFFALTDLCGIKWRKFVHCSAGPEGPPDWGGGPGGGTNACGSVLEDPVLSSYTRCLTHDMLAVWRRVSLPPANSQQTSLDPLVPAPPTPIPALPPALSLKASKELWIFWYGEEPDLTGLVSPQLLLNEGDNGSWESGLSYECRSLLFKALHNLIERCLMSREFIRLGKWFVQPYSSSEKLDNSSASHLSFSFAFFVHGESTVCASIDVRQHSVVRTLSKEHLAQASSQPQNGTNIQVMLAPFGLAGTLTGHVYKNMDAETSRMMDEWSHFYPAVNNNGPNELSPAVEVLVGGVKMRYPSCYVLVTDLDDSTAELYKNQNNNQTTPQQQQQQQPPQLHQQPQQQIPKQQLFATKHQHHPDTIIYALDNAVASIPERAWQDCVLGPLHTEQNPPSRPESPTLGQWHLSDPLQKLTCSCTRCRKMSSKHQTQPIGTPFHRRTPLPDIFVTQQPPPDANNATLRSTRLCPTDSPCGLDSVPPLPSVPTPPSAGQPAPLSIPPPMLSPHDEKIPITPLSVDFQPKSVSSVSNQVFSPYPSSAPASQEPVKSGRESNSGTPAPPSNTVSIPATTPTATTPVPMQTQSSSAYITLKRPQLSSKDYEANLVEEEIMPSKLLYDYSCIDAWLYHPVKKFKPIVPKQEPITRINNVTDNPASPPQVYIRRDTSVPILPVEPSEISINNFSSFEELRNNALRFKGGHSDPYEFDEESGACSSNNIMMSNDYKLNTSMAVMKNEDIKKEYDPGLMNGNRCTNDSMRELDHMFDNSDDLSSDEAVAALQMQTPPGSNKPDDCLGGGLTTLLVRPPRGSGGGSGGGVLRPEELVKMFPTPPSLEHNPIASPCPDIDLLPPRTYQTNSYMGSPQHDHIDDWSYVYKPPAIAKMVGSSKYAPLTNLPSQNLPPLIVPSNCVYKPSSFVYHASSQPQQIQHHPPQPEKPNQIVPPPASSANNNLLPNMNRNNHYHHPIMMSPSPHSTPWPGGGNQYHRPPQQQIQQHQQVPPPPYSPALSQHHNINVVPTNMSPPVPEANSIVVNVLLTDSLLNVFRDHNFDSCTLCVCNAGPKVVGNIKGTDAAVYLTHTLTPNGYSSQYQQHHMSVGIPGDEDGIRCSCGFSAVVNRRLSHKSGLFPEDEAEITGLIEDIPARVDDNSMNPDVLELVREQCAAVIYSSCSSLVRAAAKFPINHPPQTAAVNMLEFTDTNQVALLALEQGRLAKLEGGMNNHWQVEHHRWPGHHQQSLPPLNNNSPPVHRWAYSQAPGPRSSRQLIRVMRTLQPLLQEAIQRRSVTSRLWEPYTVTGPLTWRQFHRLAGRGTDDRCEPQPIPPILVGHDKDWVAVAPLALHYWDKLLLEPFSYSRDVAYIVVSPDNEFILQRTRAFFKELSAAYEINRLGRHCPITKVLRDGILRVGKSAAAKLAKEPVDEWFSMLGENHQSSMLKLYAQVCRHYLAPQLSQFSMDKTLLDPPEGSIPRPPPSPMPPPASLTPNSVESPVSSNERAPTPKSDGLDDSSSGSQADKSFNSNGDNSHCEEDDGEVPAIVIYLVEPFSIGKDSSNLARIACHGLLRCYNTVLATLPEAIRSNISVQLISLESVLELGRSSDHLKMSDNMRTLALSVFSQCRRYLTHTANIKALTGFGTAAMTELFLKNKDEKSRAAYKAYTPPFILASYRNNKTGRTDSGIAGDNGGGDSLSNLGGSNGTGSPSGTDQQCSVLYASYCISEDQRWILATATDEQGILLETATINIYVPNKRRKSPARRVGLQKLMDFILGVMSQSVTPWRLVVGRVGRIGHGELKGWSWLLSRKALMKASRHLKESCGQCSLLYQKSDVPSVVSACLVSLEPDSSLRLMTDQFTPDERFSQASVACQLSTPRDVSATHILVFPTSATTQSSQTAFQEQQINGPELGDDELFSAFNEEDMQSMEGMGDFNDIFSTWNDSDAVGNTSLGLPSSGVSGVLGGPSSNVIGGVMGSGSLGGSIGMSRGSMGTRGDCSSQPGSPPSSQPCSPYTCGSSSYRNGGSCIDGHEEVGALLQQPLALGYLVSTAPTGRMPTWFWASCAPDIEKCSPAFLKSALHMHTVQLPNNADPAAADLLHPTSAVSAHPLDSQYTTDVLRYVLEGYNALSWLSLDSNTHDRMSCLPIHMQVLMQLYHTMNALI, from the exons actgACTTATGCGGCATAAAATGGCGTAAGTTTGTACATTGTTCAGCTGGTCCAGAAGGACCTCCTGACTGGGGAGGTGGTCCTGGTGGCGGAACCAATGCCTGTGGCTCGGTGCTTGAGGATCCTGTGTTATCTAGTTATACAAGATGTTTAACACATGATATGTTGGCTGTATGGCGACGTGTTTCATTACCGCCTGCCAATTCTCAACAGACATCACTTGATCCCTTGGTTCCTGCACCACCAACACCCATACCAGCTCTTCCACCAGCACTTTCTTTGAAAGCATCGAAAGAGTTGTGGATATTTTGGTATGGTGAAGAACCAGATCTGACCGGACTTGTTTCTCCTCAACTTTTACTCAATg aagGTGATAATGGATCATGGGAAAGTGGTCTATCTTATGAATGTCGTTCACTTTTATTTAAGGCActtcataatttaattgaaag ATGTTTAATGTCAAGAGAATTTATTCGATTAGGGAAATGGTTTGTACAACCTTATTCATCTTCAGAGAAGTTAGATAATTCGAG tgcGAGTCATTTGTcattttcttttgcattttttgtcCACGGAGAAAGTACCGTTTGTGCTAGCATCGATGTACGGCAACATTCTGTAGTACGAACTTTATCAAAAGAACACTTAGCACAAGCGTCTTCTCAACCTCAAAATGGAACAAATATtcaag TAATGCTTGCACCATTTGGCCTTGCTGGTACATTAACTGGccatgtatataaaaatatggacGCTGAAACTAGCCGTATGATGGATGAATGGAGTCATTTTTATCCAGCTGTTAATAATAATGGACCTAATGAATTATCTCCTGCAGTAGAAGTTTTAGTTG GTGGTGTAAAAATGAGATATCCATCATGTTATGTTTTGGTAACTGATTTAGATGACAGTACTGCTGAGTTGTATAAAAATCagaataataatcaaacaactcctcaacagcaacagcaacaacaaccaCCACAGCTGCATCAACAACCACAGCaacaaa tacctAAACAACAATTGTTTGCGACTAAGCATCAACACCATccagatacaataatatatgcttTGGATAATGCAGTGGCATCCATACCTGAACGAGCTTGGCAAGATTGTGTGCTAGGACCACTACACACAGAGCAGAACCCCCCATCCAGACCTGAATCACCAACTTTAGGTCAATGGCACTTATCCGATCcattacaaaaattaacatGTTCCTGTACAAG GTGTAGAAAAATGAGTTCCAAGCACCAGACACAGCCAATCGGCACACCATTCCATAGACGCACTCCCCTCCCTGATATTTTCGTCACTCAGCAGCCGCCACCCGATGCAAACAATGCCACCCTCAG gtctACACGTCTTTGTCCTACAGATAGTCCTTGTGGGCTGGATTCTGTACCACCTTTGCCTTCAGTGCCAACCCCTCCATCAGCTGGACAACCAGCACCACTTTCAATTCCTCCTCCAATGCTTAGTCCACATGATGAAAAAATTCCTATTACACCTCTTTCAGTTGACTTTCAGCCTAAATCTGTATCATCTGTCTCCAACCAAGTATTTTCACCTTATCCTTCATCGGCTCCTGCTAGTCAGGAACCTGTAAAATCTGGACGAGAAAGTAACTCAGGCACACCTGCACCACCTAGTAATACTGTAAGCATCCCAGCAACAACTCCAACTGCAACAACGCCGGTTCCAATGCAAACACAAAGTTCAAGTGCTTATATTACGTTAAAACGACCACAGCTCTCATCTAAAGATTATGAAGCAAATTTGGTCGAAGAAGAAATAATGCCGTCTAAACTTTTATATGATTATTCTTGTATTGATGCTTGGTTATATCATCCAGTAAAGAAGTTTAAGCCAATTGTACCTAAACAAGAACCAATCACGAGAATAAATAATGTGACAGATAATCCAGCATCCCCTCCACAAGTATACATTAGAAGAGATACTAGTGTACCTATTCTtcca GTTGAACCATctgaaatttcaataaataattttagcagCTTTGAAGAATTAAGAAATAATGCTCTTAGATTTAAAGGTGGTCATTCAGATCCTTATGAATTTGATGAGGAGAGTGGAGCTTGTtctagcaataatattatgatgtctaATGATTATAAACTTAATACTTCTATGGCTGTGATGAag aacgaAGATATCAAAAAAGAATATGATCCTGGGTTAATGAATGGTAATAGGTGTACGAATGATAGTATGCGGGAACTTGATCATATGTTTGACAATTCTGATGATTTATCTAGTGATGAAGCTGTGGCTGCT ttACAAATGCAAACACCTCCTGGCTCAAATAAACCAGATGATTGTCTTGGAGGAGGGTTGACAACACTTTTAGTGCGACCGCCAAGAGGTAGTGGTGGTGGCAGTGGCGGTGGTGTGTTAAGGCCTGAAGAATTAGTTAAAATGTTTCCAACTCCTCCATCGTTAGAACACAATCCTATAGCATCTCCGTGTCCTGACATAGATCTACTTCCACCTCGTACTTACCAAACAAATTCTtacatgggaagtcctcaacATGATCACATAGAT GATTGGTCGTATGTGTACAAACCTCCAGCCATAGCAAAAATGGTTGGCTCTTCAAAATACGCACCTCTCACAAATCTTCCGAGCCAAAATCTACCCCCGTTAATAGTACCTTCCAATTGTGTTTATAAGCCTTCCTCTTTTGTTTACCACGCCTCGTCACAACCTCAACAAATACAACATCATCCACCACAGCCTGAAAAACCAAATCA gatTGTACCTCCTCCGGCATCTTCCgctaataacaatttattgccAAATATGAATCGCaataatcattatcatcatcCAATTATGATGAGTCCATCACCTCATAGTACACCATGGCCTGGAGGAGGAAATCAATACCATCGACCACCACAACAACAAATACAACAACATCAACAAGTGCCTCCTCCACCATATAGTCCTGCACTTTCACAGCATCACAATATAAATGTTGTACCGACAAATATGTCTCCACCTGTACCTGAAGCTAACTCAATTGTTGTGAATGTTTTGTTAACTGACTCACTACTAAATGTCTTCCGAGATCATAATTTTGACAGTTGCACATTGTGTGTATGTAATGCTGGTCCAAAAGTGGTCGGTAATATTAAAGGTACAGATGCAGCTGTTTATCTCACTCATACTTTAACTCCTAACGGATACTCATCTCAGTATCAACAGCATCATATGTCTGTTGGAATACCTG gtgATGAGGACGGAATCCGTTGCAGTTGTGGTTTCAGTGCTGTTGTGAACCGCAGATTATCTCATAAATCAGGATTGTTTCCAGAAGATGAAGCTGAAATAACTGGACTTATTGAAGATATCCCTGCACGTGTTGATGATAACTCCATGAACCCAGATGTTTTAGAACTAGTTAGGGAACAATGTGCTGCTGTAATCTATAGTTCGTGTAGTTCTCTAGTACGGGCAGCAGCAAAGTTTCCTATAAACCATCCTCCACAAACTGCAGCTGTCAATATGTTGGAATTTACTGATACTAATCAAGTAGCTTTACTAGCTCTAGAACAAGGGAGATTGGCTAAG ctGGAAGGTGGAATGAATAATCATTGGCAAGTTGAACATCATCGTTGGCCTGGTCATCACCAACAGTCATTACCGccattgaataataattctcCCCCTGTGCATAGATGGGCTTACAGTCAAGCACCAGGACCTCGTAGCAGTAGGCAGCTTATAAGAGTTATGAGGACATTACAACCACTTTTACAAGAAGCTATTCAAAGAAGAAGTGTAACTTCCCGGTTATGGGAACCCTACACTGTCACCGGACCATTAACTTGGCGACAATTCCATCGGTTAGCTGGTCGAGGTACCGATGATAGATGTGAACCACAGCCAATCCCTCCGATTCTTGTTGGACATGACAAAGATTGGGTAGCTGTTGCTCCTTTAGCACTTCATTATTGGGATAAATTGTTACTAGAACCATTTTCATATTCACGTGATGTTGCATACATAGTTGTTAGTCcagataatgaatttattttacaaagaaCAAGAGCGTTTTTCAAAGAATTAAGTGCCGCTTATGAAATCAATCGATTAGGTCGCCATTGTCCAATTACTAAAGTATTACGAGATGGTATTCTTAGAGTTGGCAAATCAGCTGCTGCGAAATTAGCTAAAGAACCTGTAGACGAATGGTTCTCGATGTTGGGTGAAAATCATCAATCATccatgttaaaattatatgccCAAGTTTGTCGTCATTATTTGGCTCCACAACTCTCTCAATTTTCTATGGATAAAACTTTATTGGATCCACCAGAAGGTAGTATTCCAAGACCTCCGCCTTCTCCAATGCCACCACCAGCATCACTGACACCTAACTCTGTGGAATCGCCTGTTTCATCTAATGAGCGTGCACCCACTCCTAAGAGTGATGGGTTAGATGATTCCTCTAGTGGTTCACAGGCTGATAAAAGTTTTAATAGTAATGGCGATAATAGTCACTGTGAAGAGGATGATGGTGAAGTACCAGCCATTGTTATTTATCTTGTTGAACCATTTTCAATTGGCAAGGATAGTAGTAACCTTGCTAGGATTGCTTGCCATGGACTTTTACGATGTTATAATACAGTTTTGGCTACACTTCCAGAAGCTATACGATCAAATATTTCAGTAcag TTAATATCTTTAGAAAGTGTTTTGGAACTCGGTCGATCCTCAGACCATCTTAAAATGAGTGATAATATGAGAACCTTAGCCCTGTCAGTCTTCAGTCAATGTAGGCGGTACTTAACTCACACTGCTAACATCAAAGCATTAACTGGATTTGGCACAGCAGCCATGACTGAattgttcttaaaaaataaagat GAAAAAAGCCGAGCAGCATATAAGGCATATACTCCCCCTTTTATTTTAGCtagttatagaaataataaaactggTCGAACAGATAGTGGAATAGCTGGCGATAATGGTGGTGGTGATTCATTATCAAACCTTGGTGGATCCAATGGGACTGGTTCTCCTTCAGGTACCGATCAACAATGTTCCGTGCTTTATGCCAGTTATTGTATATCAGAAGATCAAAGGTGGATATTAGCTACAGCAACTGATGAACAGGGAATTCTATTAGAAACTgctacaattaatatatatgtaccaaACAA GCGAAGAAAATCTCCAGCCCGAAGAGTTGGTTTACAAAAGTTAATGGATTTCATCTTAGGTGTAATGAGTCAAAGTGTAACTCCTTGGCGGTTAGTTGTAGGTCGAGTAGGAAGAATTGGCCACGGAGAACTTAAAg GTTGGTCGTGGTTATTGAGTCGTAAAGCATTGATGAAAGCATCGCGTCACTTAAAAGAATCTTGTGGCCAATGCAGTCTGTTGTACCAAAAATCTGATGTACCTTCTGTAGTCAGCGCTTGCTTAGTTTCCTTGGAACCTGATTCTTCATTAAGACTGATGACAGACCAATTCACACCCGATGAACGCTTTAGCCAAGCATCTGTTGCTTGTCAACTCTCTACACCGCGTGATGTTTCAGCAACTCATATACTAGTTTTCCCAACATCAGCTACAACAcag TCCTCACAAACTGCGTTCCAAGAACAACAAATTAATGGTCCTGAACTTGGTGATGATGAATTATTCAGTGCATTTAATGAAGAAGATATGCAAAGTATGGAGGGCATGGGTGATTTCAACGACATATTTAGCACATGGAATGATTCGGACGCTGTAGGAAATACGAGCTTGGGGCTTCCTAGTAGTGGTGTTTCCGGGGTTTTAGGTGGTCCTAGTAGTAATGTTATAGGAGGCGTTATGGGTTCTGGATCATTAGGTGGTTCCATAGGAATGAGTCGAGGGTCAATGGGGACCAGAGGAGACTGTTCTTCTCAACCTGGTAGCCCACCGTCTTCACAACCTTGTAGTCCTTATACTTGTGGATCTTCTTCATACAGa AATGGTGGTAGTTGTATTGATGGCCATGAAGAAGTGGGAGCATTACTCCAACAACCACTGGCTTTAGGATATCTAGTATCTACAGCACCAACTGGACGTATGCCTACATGGTTTTGGGCGTCATGTGCACCTGACATAGAGAAATGCAGTCCTGCATTCCTTAAAAGTGCATTGCACATGCATACTGTGCAATTACCTAATAATGCTGATCCGGCAGCTGCAGATCTCCTTCATCCGACATCTGCAGTTTCAGCACATCCACTAGATTCTCAATATACCACAGACGTCCTAAG gTATGTCTTGGAGGGTTACAATGCATTATCATGGTTATCATTGGACTCAAACACTCATGACCGGATGTCTTGCTTGCCAATACACATGCAAGTACTAATGCAGCTTTACCACACTATGAATGCTCTTATATGA